In Flavobacteriales bacterium, one genomic interval encodes:
- a CDS encoding gliding motility-associated C-terminal domain-containing protein translates to MFKTIIFLHAISRKCTLVATLLFVLGGTAFGQSTNLPTRGKTFWAGFMRNANSGAANLRVHILSTTATSGTVSMPLTGWSAPFTVAANGAAIVNVSLTAENIGSGSIVPKGVLITSADSVNVFISSYQNQTHDLTQVLPETSLGSAYRVDAYKGFPNLGNLYKSELLIVGTEDGTQVDIVPAVNLLAGGAVGVPFSITLNAGQTYQLQAATDGLDLTGTTIRAAVNSTCKPFAVFGGSQCALVPATCQACDMVFEQMRPIATWGTRYFTVPVNGVSQFTYRIMADQNATSVTVAGGAPIILNAGQVHEVNGTAVPVCIQANKPISVAQLLQGNQCAGTGDPSLILMEPADRLSKSASFQTLTSGTLNQHSISVVMPASGLGQLTMNGTTVSSALFTPYPNCTDRVYAKIPVSAGVHRLASTIGFQLYMFGLGNGESYGGSVRNIAAVPLQTDSLICGTGPVTLNSPEALTNAQWTTASAPSTVLANGNAYSLTPTASDSYTVTGGSPITGCPRSFTYHIGVPVTVLPNATANGANSTSICQFAPVQLGVSPAPDPAWFDITWSPASSLSDPTIGAPIATPYSTTWYTVDIVSPVGCGSARDSVLVTVQPAQLRDLDTFVNDPSICVGETVQLSSSALRTIATDRFNTTPAPLWNAIQGGSIAMECGGLTGTALYFNGAGQRYAKTNGFNTSSGGRVEFHLKIGSGMAPCEDADPGEDVIFQYSTNNGLSWNTPPNGTMHQDLYPTFLPVSIDLPLNAQGPNVMFKISQPVHSGAGQDNWSIDDLIISRVDNSWLNYAWTPANSSPTSSSTSASPSTSGWYYLQVTDPTGGCVYRDSIHVNVSPAMSMTVTPNSTLCTPAPVQLNANAGAGAQYSWSTTNGTLSATNVANPSANANATATYNVQATNAIGCTVNGAVTITVAPALNLVLSTANDPLCQGQSTQLTAVGSGAPGLTYNWTGAGLNNPNIANPIASPTQTTTYTCTITHTATGCTRSSAITITVNTGYTINAGPDHTVCSTLGQQLNVIHNVPNATYAWTPASSFFSANVQSPIIQTDGTQTFTIVVTDQNGCTVSDNIILTRAFANLPATQNVSGCSNLTNTLTAPAAGVNYAWTTPTGPGPTGPGFQSINATESGAHAVTITDAQGCTGTTTFNVNLFTVPVVNLGPDVSLCGSQGHVLNAGNAGSTFFWSNNATSQSINITNSGVYSVSVTNSNGCIASDNVNVQFNANPVDVLTNVNTCISTPPTLNAGNPGATYLWSNNATTQSITPTTSGTYTVQVTTPQQCTAMFDAVVTLAPTLTVNLGSDTTICQGASVLLDAGTPSATHLWNTAATSQTLNVSTSGTYNVTISNGGCSATDAITINVAPMPIDVLQDVTACITTPPTLNAGNSGYSFLWNTNAQSQSISPIISGTYSVLITSPQLCSATYDAIVTLTPELNVALGNDTTICQGSSLILDAGSPGDSHTWNTSETTQTLTVTNSGTYSVVVSNGGCTASDAIQLTVAPMPVDALSDVVICEDQDLTLDAANNGSTYQWASGQSTQIITPMISGLYSVTVTTANNCTSTFDSQVTISPLINIELGNDTVLCQGTTMILNATSPAATYVWSTGANSPTLSVTQPGNYSVTVQNAGCQATDNITVDYVDAPTDQLTDVTVCIEESVILDAGNPGSIFLWSTGSTDQTISPNSNGTYSVIVTNPNGCVRTFNAEVVLVPMPNIELGNDTILCDGELIVLDAKNLGSTYQWNTGETTRTLEVRTSGTYSVTVNNGYCVQSDSIDIGFNPSPVNIAAHQFITCLDEKPGYVIIDAGNAGAQFNWSTGEATQVIHADTYGTYLIEVTNRYDCSMRDSIEVAEYCPSTLYMPNTFTPNGDGLNDIFIPVGKNISSVHLMIFDRWGGILFESNDPNVGWDGTYQGQLVKNDIYAWKLEYRFIDKNGVESLLQKEIGHVQVLR, encoded by the coding sequence TATCGGATCAGGGTCGATCGTACCGAAAGGAGTCTTGATCACCAGCGCAGATAGCGTCAACGTTTTTATTAGTAGTTATCAGAATCAAACGCATGACCTGACGCAGGTCCTCCCCGAGACCTCCTTAGGTAGCGCGTACCGGGTTGATGCCTACAAAGGCTTTCCGAACCTGGGCAACCTCTATAAAAGCGAATTATTGATCGTAGGAACTGAGGATGGTACACAAGTCGATATCGTTCCTGCTGTTAACCTATTGGCTGGAGGCGCTGTTGGTGTTCCCTTCAGCATCACGCTGAATGCTGGCCAAACCTATCAATTGCAGGCCGCAACCGATGGTCTTGATCTAACAGGTACAACTATTAGAGCTGCTGTGAATAGCACGTGTAAACCGTTCGCGGTCTTCGGTGGTTCACAATGTGCTTTGGTACCGGCAACATGTCAAGCTTGCGATATGGTCTTTGAACAGATGAGACCTATTGCCACGTGGGGTACGCGCTATTTCACAGTACCGGTGAATGGTGTGTCACAATTCACGTACAGGATCATGGCCGATCAGAATGCAACTTCAGTTACCGTTGCAGGTGGCGCACCGATCATCCTGAATGCCGGGCAAGTGCATGAGGTGAACGGCACTGCGGTTCCAGTCTGTATTCAAGCGAATAAGCCCATAAGCGTTGCGCAATTATTACAGGGCAACCAATGTGCAGGAACCGGAGACCCTTCGTTGATCCTTATGGAACCAGCCGATAGGCTATCCAAAAGTGCATCATTCCAAACACTTACATCCGGCACATTGAATCAACACAGCATTAGTGTTGTGATGCCCGCTTCCGGTCTTGGTCAATTGACCATGAACGGAACAACGGTCAGCTCAGCGTTGTTCACTCCGTATCCCAATTGTACCGATCGGGTCTACGCCAAGATCCCTGTATCAGCAGGTGTTCATCGCTTGGCTTCAACCATCGGGTTCCAATTATACATGTTCGGCCTCGGAAATGGTGAAAGTTATGGTGGGTCCGTTAGGAATATCGCAGCGGTACCGCTTCAAACAGATTCACTGATCTGCGGAACCGGCCCCGTAACGCTCAATTCTCCGGAAGCTCTGACCAATGCTCAATGGACCACTGCCTCAGCGCCATCCACAGTATTGGCCAACGGAAACGCTTATTCGCTCACACCAACGGCCTCTGACTCATACACGGTTACCGGCGGGTCCCCGATCACGGGTTGCCCACGAAGTTTCACCTACCACATTGGCGTACCCGTTACCGTGCTCCCAAATGCTACAGCAAATGGTGCAAATTCAACCTCGATCTGCCAATTTGCACCTGTTCAATTAGGCGTATCTCCTGCTCCCGATCCAGCTTGGTTCGATATTACCTGGTCGCCAGCCTCTTCACTTAGCGACCCCACCATTGGTGCACCGATCGCGACGCCATATAGCACCACTTGGTATACGGTTGATATTGTCAGCCCCGTAGGTTGTGGGTCAGCCAGGGACAGTGTACTCGTAACTGTTCAACCTGCTCAATTACGTGACCTTGACACATTCGTGAACGATCCATCGATCTGTGTCGGCGAAACCGTTCAGCTTTCCAGTAGTGCTTTGAGAACCATCGCAACTGATCGCTTCAACACGACACCGGCTCCCTTATGGAACGCTATACAAGGTGGATCCATAGCAATGGAATGTGGAGGTCTTACCGGTACGGCACTTTACTTTAACGGAGCAGGGCAGCGCTATGCAAAAACAAACGGGTTCAATACTTCCAGTGGCGGTCGCGTAGAATTCCATTTGAAAATAGGAAGCGGTATGGCCCCTTGCGAAGATGCTGATCCCGGAGAGGATGTCATTTTCCAATATTCCACCAATAACGGATTAAGCTGGAACACACCTCCGAACGGCACAATGCACCAGGACCTCTATCCTACGTTCCTACCGGTTTCCATTGATCTGCCATTGAACGCTCAAGGCCCGAACGTTATGTTCAAGATCAGCCAGCCAGTGCACAGTGGTGCGGGACAGGACAACTGGTCCATTGATGATCTCATCATATCCCGTGTGGACAACTCTTGGCTCAATTATGCTTGGACCCCGGCCAATTCCTCGCCAACCTCATCCAGTACCTCCGCAAGTCCATCAACATCAGGTTGGTATTATCTACAGGTCACGGACCCGACCGGAGGATGTGTTTATCGCGATTCCATTCATGTGAATGTTTCACCTGCAATGAGCATGACGGTAACACCGAATTCGACCTTATGCACACCAGCACCCGTTCAGTTGAACGCAAATGCTGGAGCAGGTGCCCAATATTCATGGAGTACCACGAACGGAACGCTGAGCGCAACCAATGTTGCCAATCCGAGTGCAAATGCTAATGCGACCGCAACGTACAACGTACAGGCAACTAACGCGATCGGATGTACTGTCAACGGTGCAGTTACCATAACCGTTGCACCGGCATTGAACCTTGTACTTTCCACAGCAAATGATCCACTTTGCCAAGGACAGAGCACGCAGCTCACCGCAGTTGGCTCCGGTGCACCAGGCCTTACTTATAATTGGACAGGGGCAGGACTCAACAACCCGAATATTGCAAACCCGATCGCATCGCCTACTCAGACAACCACCTATACCTGCACCATAACACACACGGCAACTGGTTGCACGCGTAGCAGTGCGATCACCATTACCGTGAACACCGGTTATACGATCAACGCTGGTCCGGACCACACCGTGTGCTCTACTCTAGGTCAACAGCTCAACGTAATTCATAACGTGCCGAATGCAACTTATGCATGGACACCCGCCTCATCTTTCTTCTCTGCTAACGTCCAATCTCCTATCATTCAAACGGACGGCACCCAAACATTTACCATTGTGGTCACCGATCAAAACGGTTGCACGGTATCTGACAACATTATACTTACGCGTGCATTCGCAAACCTACCAGCAACCCAGAACGTAAGCGGTTGCAGCAACCTTACCAATACGCTGACAGCACCGGCCGCAGGGGTGAATTACGCTTGGACAACACCAACCGGCCCCGGACCAACGGGACCCGGCTTCCAAAGCATCAATGCGACCGAAAGCGGAGCACACGCTGTAACCATTACTGACGCGCAGGGCTGTACCGGTACCACAACATTCAACGTGAATCTGTTCACGGTGCCTGTGGTGAACCTAGGTCCGGACGTCTCACTTTGCGGATCACAAGGTCATGTTCTGAACGCAGGAAATGCCGGTAGTACTTTCTTCTGGAGTAATAACGCCACATCGCAATCCATCAACATTACTAATTCGGGTGTGTATTCCGTTTCGGTAACGAACAGCAATGGCTGTATTGCATCGGATAACGTCAATGTGCAATTCAATGCAAACCCGGTAGATGTTCTAACGAATGTGAACACTTGTATTTCCACCCCACCAACACTGAACGCAGGAAACCCCGGTGCAACTTACCTCTGGAGCAACAACGCCACCACCCAGAGCATTACACCCACCACAAGCGGAACATACACCGTACAGGTAACAACTCCGCAACAATGCACAGCGATGTTCGACGCCGTGGTAACGCTTGCTCCAACACTGACCGTGAACCTAGGCAGTGACACTACGATCTGCCAAGGCGCAAGTGTTCTGCTCGATGCAGGAACGCCGAGTGCTACGCATCTATGGAACACCGCTGCTACTTCCCAAACATTGAACGTTTCAACCAGTGGAACATACAATGTCACTATCAGTAACGGCGGTTGCTCAGCTACGGATGCCATTACGATCAACGTAGCTCCAATGCCTATCGATGTTCTGCAGGATGTCACCGCATGCATCACCACGCCACCAACATTGAACGCCGGCAATTCAGGTTATTCATTCCTTTGGAATACCAATGCCCAATCACAATCGATCTCGCCTATCATAAGCGGAACGTATAGCGTACTGATCACATCCCCTCAGTTATGCAGTGCTACTTACGATGCGATCGTTACGCTTACACCGGAGCTTAATGTTGCGTTAGGTAACGACACGACGATCTGCCAAGGTTCATCGCTCATTCTTGACGCAGGTAGCCCAGGCGATTCACATACGTGGAATACCTCGGAAACAACACAGACACTGACCGTTACGAACAGCGGAACGTATAGTGTGGTTGTTAGCAATGGCGGATGTACAGCGAGTGATGCAATACAACTAACCGTTGCCCCGATGCCTGTGGATGCGCTATCCGATGTCGTTATCTGCGAAGATCAGGATCTGACATTGGATGCAGCGAACAACGGTAGTACTTACCAATGGGCCAGTGGGCAATCAACACAGATAATTACACCGATGATCAGTGGCCTCTATTCCGTAACAGTTACAACGGCTAACAATTGCACCAGCACATTCGATTCGCAAGTGACCATCTCTCCATTGATCAACATTGAGCTAGGTAACGATACGGTTCTCTGTCAAGGAACTACTATGATCCTGAACGCAACTTCTCCGGCAGCGACATATGTATGGAGTACCGGTGCAAACTCACCTACGCTCTCCGTTACCCAACCAGGCAACTATTCCGTTACCGTACAGAATGCGGGGTGCCAAGCAACTGATAACATCACTGTGGATTATGTGGATGCGCCAACGGACCAGCTAACGGATGTAACTGTGTGCATCGAAGAGAGCGTGATCCTGGATGCAGGAAATCCTGGAAGTATATTCCTCTGGAGCACGGGCAGTACGGATCAGACCATTAGTCCAAATTCAAATGGAACCTACTCGGTGATCGTGACCAACCCGAACGGTTGTGTGCGCACATTCAATGCTGAGGTTGTTCTGGTGCCGATGCCGAACATTGAACTGGGCAACGATACGATCCTTTGCGATGGCGAGCTCATAGTCCTGGATGCGAAGAATCTGGGATCCACGTACCAATGGAACACTGGGGAAACGACCCGGACATTGGAAGTTAGAACCTCCGGCACTTACTCCGTGACCGTTAACAATGGCTATTGCGTACAAAGCGACTCCATCGACATAGGCTTCAATCCCTCGCCTGTGAACATAGCCGCTCACCAATTCATCACTTGCTTGGATGAAAAACCCGGTTACGTCATCATCGATGCGGGTAATGCAGGGGCCCAATTCAACTGGAGCACAGGTGAGGCAACTCAGGTGATCCATGCTGACACGTATGGAACGTATCTCATTGAAGTGACCAACAGGTACGATTGCTCCATGCGTGACTCCATTGAGGTGGCCGAGTATTGCCCTTCCACGCTGTATATGCCGAATACGTTCACTCCGAATGGAGACGGCCTGAATGATATTTTCATTCCGGTCGGTAAGAATATCTCATCGGTGCACTTGATGATCTTCGATCGATGGGGAGGTATACTTTTCGAAAGCAATGATCCGAATGTTGGCTGGGATGGCACCTACCAAGGTCAACTCGTCAAGAACGACATCTACGCATGGAAACTTGAATACCGATTCATTGACAAGAACGGTGTTGAAAGTCTACTTCAGAAAGAGATCGGACACGTGCAGGTACTTCGATGA
- a CDS encoding amidohydrolase — protein sequence MQDLRVTLVQSMLHWEDAEANCAMFSEKLAPLQGVTDLIILPEMFSTGFSMRSHDLSETMDGATIAWMRGQAKRCNAAIYGSVIIEDNGERYNRGLFVHPDGSIDHYDKRHLFRMADEQNYFTAGNERVVVAWKNWRILLQVCYDLRFPVFSRNRGDVDAMLYVANWPEVRRYPWSQLLIARAIENQAYVVGLNRVGMDGKGHHYSGDSIVIDPRGAQIGGVAPSEEGIATVLLDHTALQDFRDKFPAGQDSDVFRLEL from the coding sequence ATGCAGGATCTAAGAGTAACGTTGGTACAGAGCATGTTGCATTGGGAGGATGCGGAAGCGAATTGTGCTATGTTCTCCGAGAAGCTGGCTCCTCTTCAAGGCGTTACGGATCTGATCATTTTGCCGGAGATGTTCAGTACCGGATTCAGTATGCGCAGCCATGATCTAAGTGAGACCATGGATGGGGCGACCATCGCTTGGATGCGAGGTCAAGCAAAGCGATGTAATGCGGCTATCTATGGTAGCGTGATCATTGAGGACAATGGTGAACGATACAACCGCGGGCTCTTCGTACATCCGGACGGATCGATCGACCATTATGATAAGCGTCATCTGTTCCGTATGGCAGATGAACAGAACTATTTTACTGCCGGTAACGAACGGGTCGTTGTGGCTTGGAAGAACTGGCGCATCCTCTTACAGGTCTGTTATGACCTGCGCTTCCCGGTCTTCAGCAGGAATCGTGGTGATGTTGATGCTATGCTATATGTCGCGAATTGGCCGGAAGTTCGTCGTTATCCATGGAGCCAACTATTGATCGCTCGCGCTATTGAGAATCAAGCATACGTCGTTGGCCTTAATCGTGTTGGAATGGATGGTAAGGGTCACCATTATAGCGGAGATTCGATCGTTATCGATCCACGCGGTGCGCAAATAGGTGGCGTTGCACCAAGTGAAGAAGGCATTGCAACGGTACTGCTTGATCACACCGCGTTGCAGGACTTTCGGGATAAATTCCCGGCAGGTCAAGATTCTGATGTATTCCGCTTGGAACTTTGA
- a CDS encoding aminotransferase class I/II-fold pyridoxal phosphate-dependent enzyme: protein MAITVPDKLPRVGTTIFTVMSQLAQKTGAINLSQGFPDFPIDPSLTELVVSAMKAGHNQYAPMAGLPALREAIVNKVAHLYGTGYDPDTEVTITAGATQAIFTAIGAVVSVGDEVIIIDPAYDCYAPAVALFGGVPVHVALSKEMVFSITDVAKAITPRTRLLIINTPHNPAGAILREADMRMIAELLKGTNILLLSDEVYEHIVFDPADHASAMRYPELRERAFVVFSFGKVFHATGWKGGYVLAPAALMNGFRKVHQFNVFSVNTPIQHALAAYMQNSSVYENVSEMYQKKRDRFVDGLKGSRWRLLPCEGSYFQVADYSAISDSLDLDFAVTLAEEHRVAAIPLSPFYATKPEGQRLIRFCFAKEDSTLDKAIERLCRI from the coding sequence ATGGCGATCACAGTTCCTGATAAGTTACCTAGGGTGGGTACCACGATCTTCACGGTCATGAGCCAGTTGGCGCAAAAGACCGGTGCGATCAATTTGAGCCAAGGTTTTCCGGATTTTCCGATCGATCCATCATTGACCGAACTGGTGGTTTCGGCAATGAAGGCGGGGCACAATCAATACGCTCCTATGGCAGGTCTGCCTGCATTGCGTGAAGCGATCGTGAATAAGGTGGCTCATCTCTATGGTACGGGCTATGATCCGGATACGGAGGTTACCATAACAGCAGGCGCTACCCAAGCCATTTTCACTGCTATTGGCGCAGTTGTTTCGGTGGGCGATGAGGTCATCATCATCGATCCGGCGTATGACTGTTATGCGCCAGCCGTGGCGTTGTTCGGTGGCGTCCCTGTACATGTTGCGTTAAGCAAGGAAATGGTTTTCAGTATTACTGATGTAGCCAAGGCCATTACTCCAAGAACCCGCTTACTGATCATCAATACACCGCACAACCCTGCTGGGGCCATCCTACGGGAAGCGGATATGCGTATGATCGCTGAGCTCCTGAAGGGCACGAATATCCTACTTCTTAGCGATGAGGTGTATGAGCACATCGTTTTCGATCCGGCTGACCATGCATCGGCAATGCGTTATCCTGAATTACGAGAACGAGCATTCGTGGTATTCAGTTTCGGGAAGGTGTTTCATGCCACGGGTTGGAAAGGTGGTTATGTGCTTGCTCCGGCAGCGTTGATGAATGGTTTTCGCAAAGTGCATCAATTCAACGTGTTCAGCGTGAATACACCGATACAACATGCGTTAGCTGCGTACATGCAGAACTCATCCGTTTACGAGAACGTTTCGGAGATGTATCAAAAGAAACGCGACCGTTTCGTTGACGGATTGAAAGGATCTCGCTGGCGGCTATTACCGTGCGAAGGGTCTTATTTTCAGGTCGCCGATTATTCTGCGATCAGCGATTCGCTTGATCTGGATTTCGCTGTGACCCTTGCAGAAGAACATCGCGTGGCGGCCATTCCTCTTTCGCCTTTCTATGCTACGAAGCCAGAAGGGCAACGATTGATACGTTTCTGTTTTGCAAAAGAGGATAGTACATTGGACAAAGCGATCGAACGGCTATGCAGGATCTAA